Part of the Triticum urartu cultivar G1812 chromosome 2, Tu2.1, whole genome shotgun sequence genome, AACTAGTcatttgggactaaatgaagaagactatcaagaagaGTCTTTTTAAGACTTTTTGGAACTTTTCCAACAATGTCCCTCCATGCATCCATTGGCCCGCCACCCCATggtgttgtttgattgttatttttctatatactaggagcaacatggtcatttaataacctctgcGAAgtgactagggactttttagtctctgaaaacaaacagggagggactttttaaggactagagactttttagttgggactaaaaaaagtcctaagactagagaaccaaacaccacctTACATACCTCTTGTTTGGATTTAGGACATTGCTTAAGCGCATGCACTCCAATTGTATGATAAGCATACAAATGTATGGAGAGCTCGTTTAGGCTAAATTATACTAGCCAATTTCATCTCTATCCCGTGGAGACCAAAGATTGTTTGCTGATCCACTAGCCGTATGTGACAGATCGAGAGATGTGTGTTTGACACGAGAAAAATCTTATATGCACTCCGGTAGAAAGGAAGAGAAGGAGTATGAATTTCTCTCATGCGCCGGGGAAAAAGCAAAAAAATGCGGGCGTGCCAGTGTTACACAAAGAAAAGTGATACGGGAAACAAGTATTTCATTTATCTCTTTGGATGAATAAAATTACAAGATCCCATAAAAAATGATTGTGCTTCGTGGCCTACTAGCGTGGCCTGCCTGACTATGGCGATGTGCAGTCTCCTGGTTCCAGGGCCTCGAAAAGCTCCCGGTTAATTACTCCCGCGGGTTGCTCCGTGAGATATCTCCGATTAAGCCATGTggtcatcttcgtcatcttcgcTTCGCGTTCTCCATGCAGGATGATGCTGGTGTGTGTGTGGTGTGGGCGGTGGCAAAGCCCGTGTCCTCGTCGGTACGCGTGCCGCTCAAAACATGGCTTTGTGCTGGCCACATTCGCCCTCGCTGTCGCGCCTCATCGGTCTTGACAACGTTGATGTAGTTGGTGTTGAGGTTGCATGGGTCCTGCTCTGCTCGGACTTCTTGACGATGTAGCGGCTTCGCCGGGTATGCAAGGGGTACGCCTCGCGGGAGTATTCTTATGGAGACCGGCATCGGTGAAAAACTAACGCTCGCTCGGATCGGCAATGCCAGTGTGGTTGGCGCCTCGTCTCGTATGGAGACAAGGGCACCGCCTCAAGGGGCCATCGGGAGTTAGTGTTGGTGAAGTCAAGTCGCCTCCTCGCCATCACGCCTCGTCTTCATAGGCTTCGTGTCGCAAATAGCACCATGTAGTGGTAAGGGTTGGTGAAGCCATGTCATTGCGTAGCGCCATCTTCTTCGCATCGCGGGCTCCGTGTTGCGAGCAGCACCGAGGGCGTGTGTCATCTCCATGGCTCTGGGTCGTGGGCTCCATCTTGACGAGGTAGACATTGGTAGTTTCCTCCTTGCGAGCTCCACGCCACAATCCTTCGCAGTACCAGGTTAATGTTGGCGACGTGCGTTGTCTTGGCGAGCTCCGCGCCGCCATCCACCGCGGCACGGCAATGGCATCCTTGCGAGCTCCACGCCTCCGTTCTCCATGGCACCGGCTTGGTTATATTGGCGTTGGTGTCGTCTTGGCGAGCTCCTCGCCGCTATCCACCGTGACACGGTGGCGCCATCGTTGCGAGCCTCCACGACTTTGTCCTCCATGGCACCGGCTTGATGAATAAAAAGACGGGCGTCGTCCTAGCAAGCTCCGTCTCGCCTTCCTCCACGGCACATGGCGGAGTCCCTACGAGCTCCACGCCTCCAAGCCCCAGCTTGACGAAGTAGACGTCGGCGGCATCCCCGACGGGTGCCACGCCTCCGTCCTCTAGCTCCAGCATGACGAAGTGGATGGCGGGCGTCCTTCTTGCGAGCTCCCCGTCACGATCCTTGTGGCACCGGGTTGATGATGTTGATATTGGCGTCATCTTGGCGAACTCCGTGGCACCATCCACCGTGACATGGCGGCGGCATCCTCCCGAGTCTCCACGCCTTGTTCCTCCATGGCGCAGGCTCGATGAAGTTGACACTGGCGTCGTCTTGGCGAACTCCGCGACGCGATCCACTGCGGCACGGCGGCAACATCCTCCGCGGCACACTGCGGAATCCCTGCGAGCTCCGCGCCTCCGGTGCTCCAGCTTGACGAAGTAGACATCGCCGGCCTCATCACCGAGGGCGGCCACCACAAAGGAGTCCAACGGTCTGCGCGCCGGCAGCCCCATCGACACGCCATTGTCTTCCACACCTTGGTGAAGTCCGAGAGTAGCCTCGTCGTCTTGGTTAgcttgatgaagatgatgataaCACCAACGAAGTGCTACATGATCGCGAGCTCCACCGCGCCACCACGTGTTGTGCATGCATGCAATTATAAAGGATGAAGGAGTGATTAGATGATAACTTTAGCGTTCGAGAAGATCGACTTGGTGTTCACGTTGCTGCCGAGGCGCCTGCTTTTTGTACGGATGATCGCCGGCGTTGTTGTGACGAGATGTCGAGGCCGATCTCTCTTCTCTCCTTCTACTTCTTCTTGCTGCATGAGTTCTGGAACCGTGATGGCTGGATGTTTCTGCGTTCCGTGGATGTGTTCTATGGATTTTTCCTCGGTGCGTGGGGTTGTATCCTGTATATATAGGCAGCCGGCAGGGCACGAGCCGAGCACCGCACGGCTTGATCGGCAAGGTCAACACTTTCCATCCTAAGCTCTTCTTTCCATCTTGATTTTTCTTTCCAAAACGCTGCTCTTCTTGCTTTACACGGCTGCACAAAAGAAGGAAACTAACTGATACATACCTTGTTTTAAACCACGCGTGCAATGATCCACCCAGTCGGTTGCCTCCGTTTCCAAAAATCCGATGGCTTGCCATATATACGTACGGATCCGACTGCTCACATGCCGATCATTTTAATTCCAATATAGCCAGACTCATACGTGTTCAGGTGAAATTTGAACCCACCAAACACACGCCCATATTTCATCCATGTACGTATATGCACGCGTTTGTCGATCGGCCGATACCCAAATACGTATATACAGTGTGTATAGCTGCGGGTATTCATATTATCATATACATACGCACGCGAGCTTGCCGGCCGGCCCATATACCCGAATACGTACACATATATGTGCAACGTACAAAAGCTTTGTTACATGCATGGCAAAATTGATGCATGCATGCAGTAGTACGTAGACACCATGCTAATTGCCATGCATGCATATATTGGGCCAGGAAAAACATCAATTAGCTATGCTTATACCTGGGCACACGTGCCCATATAATCTGCACTTAGAATTCATCCAAAATCAAAAATTATATGAGTCCTTatataaataaaaataatttaaaaaaacGCATCGAACAATGGGCTCGGCGCGTGTGTGCCAATTTTTGCCCCCAAACTATTTATATTTGTCTGATGAAGCCCTTTGAGTTTAGTTAGTGTTGTTCAATTATTTTAATAATCCCCCTAACGTATGACTATGTTTTCAATAATTTCTAGAAGATGTTGCGTGATTCGCCAAGGTTTTAGAATTTGAGCACATGGGCGATCCACTTATATATTAAGGTTGGAAGCTTGAATTATTTAGGTTGCATGAACAACTCGTTTAGAGTAAATTATAGGTAGCACAACCAAATGCACGAATCTCATCTCTATCCCGTGGAATTCCAGAGCCCAAAAAATGATTTTCTGATCCACTTGCTCGCCTCGATAGCAGCGTTCTGACAGACAGTTAACCACACGCAACCGGCCTGCCTCATCCTTGACTTGACTCTAAGTTGcttatatatatgtatatgtatatgGTTGATCAATTTCAAGTTGAATTGGTTGTGTGCTGAGTGCTGACTGACAAATTTGGATTTGGATATCCATTTGCACCACCCCTTCTCCTTCCTATATATACATATGTGTATCGGGGTATGAATATGATACAAACACATTTGAGGCCATGGCAAAAGCTGTGCTCCTCCTCTCCCTGCTGCCCTTGCTGCTGCTCTTTTGGTGTGTCGCCCAGGCCCAGCTGGCCAAGGAGTTCTGCGTGGCCGACCTGGCCAGCAGCGACACGCCGGCAGGCTACCCGTGCAAGCCCCAGGCCGCCGTCACCGCCGACGACTTCTACTACCGCGGCCTGGGCACCACAGGCCCGACCGTGAACCCCTTCAAGATCAGCTTGTCCTCGGCCTTCGTCACCAGCTTCCCCGGCGTGAACGGGCTGGGCATCTCCGCGGCGCGCGTCGACTTCGCGGTGGGAGGCGTGGTGCCGCTGCACTGGCACCCGGCGGCCACGGAGCTCATCTTCGTGGTGGAGGGCACCCTGTCGTGCGGCTTCATCAGCGCCACCTCCAACAACAGGGTCTACACCAACACCCTACACAAGGGCGACATCATGGTGCTCCCACAGGGCCAGCCGCACTTCCAGTACAACCTCGGCAACACCACCGCCGTCGCGCTCTCCACGTACAGCAGCCCCAACCCCGGCGTGCAGACCCTCGACTTTGCGCTCTTCGCCAACAACCTCCCGTCGGAGGTGCTCACCAAGGTCACCCTCCTCGACGACTTGCAGGTCAGGAAGCTCAAGGCGCTCTTCGGCGGCACCGGATGAGCCTCCGCTCTTCTCCATCGCTCCCCGGGGTTGAATTCAACTTGAATTCGTCGTGCTAGTGCTTCTCCGGCTTGATTTACTTTATTCTATCAATCTTTTAAAATATTTTATTATTTATATGCATGTATGTATGTGGGGTCAAATTTTCGAATATtttttcagaaattttgtgcTCCTCGGAACTCGAAGAGAATTAATTTAGAGACAATAGTAGTTGTCTCGGAGTAACTTATCAATAAAGAAACCATTACCGTTGGAAGCATCCGGTCGGGATAGCACGCCGGACATGCCTTCAAACTCTAGATCTGGCATCTGTGCTAGCTGACACATTGTAGGAGTAAACCATACCTCCTAGCCACCAACCACGAACCTAGCATATGATCCATCGTCTTTCAGATGCCGTTGACACAAACAATTATCTATATCTGCTTCTGGATCACCTCGCAAGCTCCAGCATCAGTGTCGCAATGGAGAAGCGCGAGGACACAAGTCCACTACAAAAAATGCCATCGCCGTTACGTCATCCTTGCTTGAACAGACTAATTTTCAAATACATCACCGATCAAAAAGCAGAATGCCTCACCGGGGAACATGATATGAAGCTTCTTTATCCACCACCACCATCGCCGCCACCAAAGCCAATGCGTCGAACGAGCTATAAACCTGAGCTACTAGGTCACCGGAGCCTACAGTTACACGATACGCAGGATCAGACCGACTAGTTATATATCAGGTTAAGGGAGAGTCTCGATTAATCTGTAGTTAGCATCGAGCCAAACAAAAAATCATTGTGATTTGCTTTTCGCGAGGGCTTTTCGAATGTTATTTGTGTTTGAAACTTTGCAAGAACATCAAATGTTTGATCATGTTTTATGGCTCAAAGTTTTAGATTTTTCTTTT contains:
- the LOC125534662 gene encoding germin-like protein 8-14, translated to MAKAVLLLSLLPLLLLFWCVAQAQLAKEFCVADLASSDTPAGYPCKPQAAVTADDFYYRGLGTTGPTVNPFKISLSSAFVTSFPGVNGLGISAARVDFAVGGVVPLHWHPAATELIFVVEGTLSCGFISATSNNRVYTNTLHKGDIMVLPQGQPHFQYNLGNTTAVALSTYSSPNPGVQTLDFALFANNLPSEVLTKVTLLDDLQVRKLKALFGGTG